From one Triticum aestivum cultivar Chinese Spring chromosome 4B, IWGSC CS RefSeq v2.1, whole genome shotgun sequence genomic stretch:
- the LOC123092690 gene encoding partner of Y14 and mago isoform X1 translates to MDAATDGEQRRLLSIPKEGERVIAPTRRPDGTLRKEIRIRAGYVPQDEVAIYQSKGALMKKSGPDVTPGYDPALDAKPKTKAAKRNERRKEKRHQQGGSTNDKGKSLDIEEADAGEPDKVHSSKTKQKNTVDSITEQISGIAISESPATATPSTNAANNLQTESSVTEIDKKIRALKKKIRLAEAQVQGDPEKLKPEQLEKTKKIEGWREELKLLESTRGHAAS, encoded by the exons ATGGACGCCGCCACCGACGGCGAGCAGCGGCGCCTCCTCTCCATCCCCAAGGAGGGCGAGCGCGTCATCGCGCCGACGCGCCGCCCGGACGGGACCCTACGCAAGGAGATCCGCATCCGCGCCGGCTACGTCCCGCAGGACGAGGTCGCCATCTATCAGTCCAAGGGCGCCCTC ATGAAGAAGTCAGGGCCGGACGTGACGCCAGGGTACGACCCTGCGCTCGATGCCAAGCCCAAGACGAAGGCGGCCAAGCGCAACGAGCGGCGCAAGGAGAAACGGCACCAG CAGGGTGGTTCAACAAATGATAAAGGGAAGAGCTTGGATATAGAGGAGGCTGATGCTGGAGAACCTGACAAGGTTCATTCTTCCAAAACTAAGCAGAAGAATACAGTGGACAGTATAACAGAGCAGATAAGTGGCATTGCTATTTCTGAATCTCCAGCTACGGCAACCCCTTCCACAAATGCTGCTAACAACTTACAAACAGAGTCATCTGTTACAGAGATAGATAAGAAAATCCGAGCACTGAAGAAAAAG ATACGCTTAGCTGAAGCCCAAGTGCAAGGGGACCCAGAAAAATTGAAACCCGAGCAACTGGAGAAAACAAAAAAGATTGAAGGATGGCGTGAAGAGCTGAAGCTTTTGGAGTCTACAAGGGGTCATGCTGCTTCGTAG
- the LOC123092690 gene encoding partner of Y14 and mago isoform X2: protein MDAATDGEQRRLLSIPKEGERVIAPTRRPDGTLRKEIRIRAGYVPQDEVAIYQSKGALMKKSGPDVTPGYDPALDAKPKTKAAKRNERRKEKRHQGGSTNDKGKSLDIEEADAGEPDKVHSSKTKQKNTVDSITEQISGIAISESPATATPSTNAANNLQTESSVTEIDKKIRALKKKIRLAEAQVQGDPEKLKPEQLEKTKKIEGWREELKLLESTRGHAAS, encoded by the exons ATGGACGCCGCCACCGACGGCGAGCAGCGGCGCCTCCTCTCCATCCCCAAGGAGGGCGAGCGCGTCATCGCGCCGACGCGCCGCCCGGACGGGACCCTACGCAAGGAGATCCGCATCCGCGCCGGCTACGTCCCGCAGGACGAGGTCGCCATCTATCAGTCCAAGGGCGCCCTC ATGAAGAAGTCAGGGCCGGACGTGACGCCAGGGTACGACCCTGCGCTCGATGCCAAGCCCAAGACGAAGGCGGCCAAGCGCAACGAGCGGCGCAAGGAGAAACGGCACCAG GGTGGTTCAACAAATGATAAAGGGAAGAGCTTGGATATAGAGGAGGCTGATGCTGGAGAACCTGACAAGGTTCATTCTTCCAAAACTAAGCAGAAGAATACAGTGGACAGTATAACAGAGCAGATAAGTGGCATTGCTATTTCTGAATCTCCAGCTACGGCAACCCCTTCCACAAATGCTGCTAACAACTTACAAACAGAGTCATCTGTTACAGAGATAGATAAGAAAATCCGAGCACTGAAGAAAAAG ATACGCTTAGCTGAAGCCCAAGTGCAAGGGGACCCAGAAAAATTGAAACCCGAGCAACTGGAGAAAACAAAAAAGATTGAAGGATGGCGTGAAGAGCTGAAGCTTTTGGAGTCTACAAGGGGTCATGCTGCTTCGTAG
- the LOC123092689 gene encoding mitogen-activated protein kinase kinase kinase 1 has translation MGRPSQDTATSTSPSGSCRSSKRGPRLDRRNASKNIGYEYDPAKLFCSYPPSPSRASSASASAAPSVASSVDLSSFRIGGSGDGGGDVQLLCRNLGLSGPEDFAISLTDWEAHKAFRSSASSSASSSPSARSQPDRPVRESPLRHEAVEEPTLPADADFELPAKETARDPPVEAPVRPAWLDPPEPARPDVKKPGCEGGIKGVRPPPVMLKPPPSMALPPAAQVGSTWDLLLSFAPEEQGQPQAIRSVPDFGDPDAEDEDAAEVLTLEDLRLGESSEEFTGTSSISTTNDDETTESMFYISPNGRFKRKIRSWSRGVLLGSGSFGTVYEGISDEGVFFAVKEVSLHDQGSNAQQCIFQLEQEIALLSQFEHENIVHYFGTDKEDSKLYIFLELVTQGSLVSLYQKYRLRDTHVSAYTRQILNGLNYLHERNIVHRDIKCANILVHANGSVKLADFGLAKQTSKLNVLKSCKGTVYWMAPEVVNPKKTYGPAADIWSLGCTVLEMLTRQLPYPDLEWTQALYRIGKGEPPAIPSGLSKEARDFISQCVKPNPEDRPSASKLLDHPFVNRSMRSIRSMRTYTRPNSSTRGTSG, from the exons ATGGGCCGGCCGTCCCAGGACACCGCGACGTCCACCTCGCCGTCCGGCTCGTGCCGCTCGTCCAAGCGCGGCCCGCGGCTGGACCGCCGCAACGCGTCCAAGAACATCGGCTACGAGTACGACCCCGCCAAGCTCTTCTGCAGCTACCCGCCGTCCCCGTCGCGGGcctcctcggcctcggcctccgccgcgccctCGGTCGCCAGCTCCGTCGACCTCAGCAGCTTCCGCATCGGCGgcagcggcgatggcggcggcgacgtccAGCTCCTCTGCCGCAACCTCGGCCTCTCCGGCCCCGAGGACTTCGCCATCTCCCTCACCGACTGGGAGGCGCACAAGGCCTtccgctcctccgcctcctcctccgcctccagcTCCCCTTCCGCGCGCTCGCAGCCCGACCGCCCCGTGCGGGAGTCCCCGCTCCGCCACGAGGCCGTCGAGGAGCCGACCTTGCCCGCGGACGCTGATTTCGAGCTCCCGGCCAAGGAAACTGCCAGGGACCCGCCGGTTGAGGCGCCAGTGCGGCCGGCATGGTTGGATCCGCCGGAGCCAGCCCGTCCGGATGTGAAGAAACCAGGCTGCGAGGGAGGGATTAAGGGTGTGCGCCCTCCGCCGGTGATGCTCAAGCCACCGCCGTCGATggcgctgccgcccgccgcccaggTTGGTTCCACGTGGGATCTCCTGCTGTCTTTCGCGCCAGAGGAGCAAGGGCAACCACAGGCGATCAGATCTGTCCCCGACTTTGGAGACCCGGATGCCGAGGACGAGGATGCGGCGGAAGTGTTGACGTTGGAAGATCTCAGGCTGGGGGAGAGCTCCGAGGAATTCACAGGCACATCCTCGATATCCACGACAAACGACGATGAGACAACCGAGTCTATGTTCTACATCTCGCCCAACGGGAGGTTTAAGAGGAAGATCCGGTCGTGGAGTCGAGGCGTGCTCTTGGGGAGTGGCTCCTTTGGGACGGTCTATGAGGGGATCAGCGA CGAGGGTGTCTTTTTTGCTGTCAAAGAAGTGTCCTTACATGATCAAGGGAGCAACGCACAGCAGTGTATTTTCCAACTTGAGCAG GAAATTGCACTCTTGAGTCAGTTTGAACATGAGAATATAGTACACTATTTCGGAACTGACAAA GAGGACTCGAAACTTTACATCTTCCTTGAACTAGTGACCCAAGGATCTCTTGTATCTTTGTATCAGAAGTACCGCCTACGAGATACTCATGTTTCGGCATACACAAGACAAATACTTAATGGATTGAATTACCTACATGAGAggaatattgttcatag AGATATTAAATGTGCCAACATACTGGTGCATGCGAATGGATCCGTGAAGCTTGCGGACTTTGGACTTGCTAAGCAG ACCTCCAAACTCAATGTGCTAAAATCATGCAAAGGAACTGTATATTGGATGGCACCTGAG GTCGTCAATCCCAAGAAGACATATGGACCTGCAGCTGATATATGGAGTTTGGGTTGCACGGTCCTAGAGATGTTGACACGTCAACTTCCCTATCCTGATCTGGAGTGG ACTCAAGCCCTATACAGGATTGGTAAGGGTGAACCACCAGCAATTCCAAGTGGTCTTTCGAAGGAAGCTCGTGATTTCATTAGCCAGTGTGTAAAACCCAATCCAGAAGACAGACCTTCCGCGTCCAAACTTCTGGATCATCCTTTTGTGAATAGATCTATGCGATCTATACGGTCCATGAGGACATATACACGCCCAAATTCTTCTACACGTGGCACGAGCGGATAG